In the Elusimicrobiota bacterium genome, TTACTTCGCATCGGCACCGAAATCAACAAGGGGAGGCGTGGCGATGGCTTTCTCATTTTCAACGGAAAAAGTGGGTTTCGTGGTGTACCCAAACATCTTGGCGGTCAAGTTCGTTGGGAATCGGCGCACCGTCACGTTGTATTCCCGAACAGCGGCGATGTAGCGATTACGGGCCACGGCAATACGGTTCTCAGTGCCTTCGAGTTGGACTTGGAGGTCTCGGAAATTCTGGTCGGATTTCAACTGGGGATAGTTTTCTGTCACGGCCAAGAGGCGGGACAAGGCCCCTGATAATTCTCCCTGCGCCGCTTGAAATTTCGAGAAAGCGGCGGCGTCTTTTAAGGTCTCCGGTGAAGCCTGAATAGCCCCCACCCGAGACCGGGCCTCGGTCACACCTAAAAACACATCTTTTTCCTGTTTGACGACGGCTTTGACGGTATTGACCAGGTTCGGGATCAAATCGGCCCGCCGCTGGTACTGGTTCACCACCTCGGCCCAAGACGACGTGATGGTCTCGTCCGTCGTCTGAAACGTATTATAACCACAGCCCGAAAGAAAGCCCACAGAAAGAGTCAGGAGTAGAATTTGTTTTTTCATAGGATCAGTGCCCTCGACGTTTATTGATTTCCGCGGTGATGGCGGGAATCACTTCGAACATGTCCCCTTCAATGGATAGGGTGGCCATTTTATTCAATGGGCATTCCCCATCCTTGTTGATGGACACAATAACCTCGCTCGAACTCATCCCGGCCAAGTGTTGAATTTGGCCTGAAATCCCAGCGGCAATATAAAGTTTAGGACGAACGGTTCGGCCGGTAAGCCCGACCTGGGTCCGATAAGGAATCCATCCCGCGTCTACCGCGGCACGACTGGACCCCACGGTTCCTTTCAGAGCGGAGGCCAACGCTTCCAAAGCCTTAAAACCATCCGCCCCCCCTACCCCACGCCCCCCCGCCACGATCACGTCGGCGGCCGTAATGTCTTGGGCTTCCCCTTTCTCCGCCTCAAACCGGACAAAACGGGTCCGTTCCTTCCATTTCGAAACATCAACAGGAACAACCACCACCTTTCCGGTCCGGCCTTGTTCTTCGGGCGAACGGGGAAACGCCATGGGTCGAACCGTGGCCATTTCCGGACGATGGTTTTCACAGAGGATGGTGGCCATTAAATTCCCGCCAAAGGAAGGCCGTGTGGCGTGAAGCATTCGCGACCCAGGATCAATGGAGAGTTCCGTGGCATCCGCGGTAATCCCCGTGTTGGCGGCGATGGCCACCCGGGATCCAAACGAACGGCCGATGGTGGAGGCCGGGAGCAAAAGTTTGTTGGGTTTTTCCTGAAGAATAAGATCCGTGAGCGCCTGGGTATACACCTCGTCAACGAAATTTTCCAAAGACGGGTGATCGATCACGTAAACAATGTCCGCCCCGTGGGCGATCAATTCCTGGGCGTGAGGCCCCACGTCTTTTCCGATAAGAACAGCGGCCACCTGTTCGCCCAAGGTCCCGGCCAACGTCCGAGCCAACCCCAACAGTTCAAAAGCAGTGGGAACCAGTTTCCCGTGCCGCATCTCCGCGAAAATCCAAACATTTTTGTAGAGGGAAACGTCCACAATCGTTTTCCCCTCAACCTTTTCTTTCATCAGCGTGATGGCGTGGAACACCTCTTTGTTCTTGGATTTTTCACCCAGTTGATCACAGGCTTCCACACAGGCGTTGCAAAAAATACATTTGGCTTCATCAATAACAGCCAACTTCCTCCAGGGAACCCCAGGCTCTTTCGGGCGATCCACCATATCGATACACGAGACAGGGCAAGCCTTCGCGCAGGAGGTGCATCCGGTGCAACGGTTTTTCGTGACAAAGATTGTATTGGGCATGGTTAAATGAGTTTCATCTCTTGAAGTTTGTCCACCAAGGCTTTCGCCTTATCCTGAGCCGTCGCGCCATCGATTTTGACGCCGCCCTTCCGCGGAGGAGGATTGAACGACTTCGCCACGATGGTCGGCGAGCCGCCCAGTCCAATACTCTTGATATCGGCTTCGATATCCGTTTCGTTCCATTTGGGAATAATGGCTTTTTTGGCGGCCATTTTCCCTTTCAAACCGGCCACCCGAGGCTCATTGATCTCCTTCACCACCGCGACCACCGCGGGGAGATCCATTTCCAAAACGTCCACCCCATCTTCCATCATCCGATGCACAACAATTTTTTTGTCATCCACGGACTCCACTTTTTTCACATAAGCAACGTTGGGCCAATCCAGCCACGCCGCTATTCCAGGACCCACGTGACCCGTGTCCCCATCGTTCGTTTGTTTTCCGCAAAGGATCAAATGAACCGGCCCTTTCTCTTTAACAATTTTTTCAATCCCCTTAAAAAGGGTGTACGAAGTCGCCCAGGTGTCGGCACCAGCGAAGGCGCGACTGGTCAGGTGAAACCCCTGATCCGCTCCCCGGGCAATGGCCTCCCGAAGAGATTCTTCCGCTTGGGGAGGTCCCATGGTGATCACGCTCACGGTGGTCCCCGGAATACGCTCTTTTATCCGAACCGCCTCTTCGATCCCGTATTCGTCAAACGGATTGATCGCCGCGGCCATGCCTTCCCGTTTCAATGTTCCCGTGACCGGGTCTATTTGAATATTGGAAGTGGCGGGGGTCTGTTTGATACAAACAACGATATGGATTCCCATAGGCCCTCTATTTTAATGAGTTGGTCGATCCCATTCTACTCTCTGAAAATGCTTCCAACACGTATCCGTCATTCAGCCGTTACCCCGAACCGAACGACGCCCCTGATCCACCCAGGAGGGTTGGCCCGCCTAGGCCGGTTTCGCCGCCAGTTCTTTCGTGATCATCATGCCGATCTCGTTACGTTGAATCTGATTGGTGCCCTCATAAATCTGCGTAATTTTTGCGTCGCGCAAAAATTTCTCGACAGGGAAGTCCCGCATGTAACCGATCCCACCACACAGTTGTATGGCACTGTCCGAAACCCAGAAAGACGTGTCTGAGCAAAACAACTTCACCATACCCGAATATTTTGTCCAACGCCCCGTGGACACCTTCTTCATTTCCTCATAAACCGTTTTCCCCGATTCCTCAGAAGCGTCCACAGCGGCTTTCATATCCACGTCCATGGCCCGCGTCACGGAATAAAGGAGCGCGCGCGAAGCCTCAAGGCTCGTGGCCATGTCGGCCACCATGTGTTGGGAAGAGGGAAACGAGAGCACCGACTGTCCAAACTGCCGTCGAACCTTGGCGTAAGCCAAAGACTCGTTCAGCGCCCCTGTCCCAATACCCAAAGCCTGGGCGGCCACACCTGGACGGGAAATGTCGAAAGTCGCTTGGGCCACAAAGAGACCAAACCCTTCTTTTCCCAACATATTGGCGGCCGGGACCCGGCAATTGTCAAATACGAGTTCATAAGTGGAACTGGCGCGGATCCCCATTTTCGTCTCTTTCTTCCCGAAAGTAAACCCTTTCATCCCTTTCTCAACCACGAAAGCTGAAATTCCCCGCGCCCCCCGCTTGGGATCCGTTGTGGCAAAAATGGAGTAGATTTCCGCGGCCTCTCCATTGGAACAAAAATTCTTTACCCCGTTGAGGATGTAAAAATCCCCATCTTTTTTCGCCGAACATTTTGTCGCCGTGGCATCGGAACCGGCTTCGGGCTCGGTGATGGCGAAAGCGCCCAAGCGTTTGCCACTGGCCAAATCCGGGAGCCATTTCCTTTTTTGTTCCGGGGTTCCGAAGAGGATGATGGGGAACGCCCCGAGCGCCGTCGCCGCGAGACAAAGCGCGATGCCGCCACAGGCTTTCGAGAGTTCCTCCACAACGAGAACCAACTCAAAACCAGCCCCGCCAAGCCCTCCGTAATTCGGGTGAAAATACACCCCGAAGAGATCGGCTTTTTTTAACTCCTCCACCACTTCCCAGGGGAAACTTTCCTCGGCATCGTGCTTCTCACGAACCGGTTTAATCTTTTTTTCCGCGATCTCGCGGGCCGTTTCCGCAATGGCCTGTTGTTCTTCGGTCAAAAAATAGTTCATAAAATCTCCTCTCTGAGCTGGTGAAAATA is a window encoding:
- a CDS encoding LemA family protein — protein: MKKQILLLTLSVGFLSGCGYNTFQTTDETITSSWAEVVNQYQRRADLIPNLVNTVKAVVKQEKDVFLGVTEARSRVGAIQASPETLKDAAAFSKFQAAQGELSGALSRLLAVTENYPQLKSDQNFRDLQVQLEGTENRIAVARNRYIAAVREYNVTVRRFPTNLTAKMFGYTTKPTFSVENEKAIATPPLVDFGADAK
- a CDS encoding electron transfer flavoprotein subunit beta/FixA family protein, whose product is MHIVVCIKQTPATSNIQIDPVTGTLKREGMAAAINPFDEYGIEEAVRIKERIPGTTVSVITMGPPQAEESLREAIARGADQGFHLTSRAFAGADTWATSYTLFKGIEKIVKEKGPVHLILCGKQTNDGDTGHVGPGIAAWLDWPNVAYVKKVESVDDKKIVVHRMMEDGVDVLEMDLPAVVAVVKEINEPRVAGLKGKMAAKKAIIPKWNETDIEADIKSIGLGGSPTIVAKSFNPPPRKGGVKIDGATAQDKAKALVDKLQEMKLI
- a CDS encoding acyl-CoA dehydrogenase family protein, giving the protein MNYFLTEEQQAIAETAREIAEKKIKPVREKHDAEESFPWEVVEELKKADLFGVYFHPNYGGLGGAGFELVLVVEELSKACGGIALCLAATALGAFPIILFGTPEQKRKWLPDLASGKRLGAFAITEPEAGSDATATKCSAKKDGDFYILNGVKNFCSNGEAAEIYSIFATTDPKRGARGISAFVVEKGMKGFTFGKKETKMGIRASSTYELVFDNCRVPAANMLGKEGFGLFVAQATFDISRPGVAAQALGIGTGALNESLAYAKVRRQFGQSVLSFPSSQHMVADMATSLEASRALLYSVTRAMDVDMKAAVDASEESGKTVYEEMKKVSTGRWTKYSGMVKLFCSDTSFWVSDSAIQLCGGIGYMRDFPVEKFLRDAKITQIYEGTNQIQRNEIGMMITKELAAKPA
- a CDS encoding FAD-binding protein: MPNTIFVTKNRCTGCTSCAKACPVSCIDMVDRPKEPGVPWRKLAVIDEAKCIFCNACVEACDQLGEKSKNKEVFHAITLMKEKVEGKTIVDVSLYKNVWIFAEMRHGKLVPTAFELLGLARTLAGTLGEQVAAVLIGKDVGPHAQELIAHGADIVYVIDHPSLENFVDEVYTQALTDLILQEKPNKLLLPASTIGRSFGSRVAIAANTGITADATELSIDPGSRMLHATRPSFGGNLMATILCENHRPEMATVRPMAFPRSPEEQGRTGKVVVVPVDVSKWKERTRFVRFEAEKGEAQDITAADVIVAGGRGVGGADGFKALEALASALKGTVGSSRAAVDAGWIPYRTQVGLTGRTVRPKLYIAAGISGQIQHLAGMSSSEVIVSINKDGECPLNKMATLSIEGDMFEVIPAITAEINKRRGH